The genomic segment CAGTACGTGTCGCAGCACCTTCTGACTCGCGTTGCGCGGCAGATCCTCGACGAAGCGCACGCTCGTCGGACGCTTGTACCGTGCCAGATACTGCGTGCAGTGGCTGACGATCGCCTGCTCGTCCAGCACCGCGTCCGTGTTCCGAACGATGAAGGCTACGGGCGTCTGTCCCCAGCGCTCGTGCGGGCCGCCGACGACCGCGACCTCGGACACCTCTGGCATCTCAGCGATGCAGGCCTCGACCTCCGACGGATAGACGTTCATTCCACCACTGACGATCAGATCATTCCGTCGCTCAGTGACGTAAACGAAGCCCTGTGCATCCATCGCTCCGAGATCACCGCTGTAGAACCATCCGTCGCGGAACGACTGCGCAGTGATCTCGTCGCGGTTCCAGTAGCCGACAACGAGGGCAGGAGAGTAAACCACCAGCTCGCCGACGCTGACACCATCGTGCGGGAGGTCCTCGCCGTTCTCGTCGACGATGCGGACTCCGCAGTCGATGGCGGCGCGGCCCGCGGACGCATAGAAATCGTCGGCGTCCGCCCCCTTCAACACGGAGTCGACGTCCGTGACGGTGAAAAGGCTCCCGGAACCCTCCGTCATCCCCCACCCCTCGAGGTAGCGGTGTCCGACGACCTCCGCCCAGCGTCGCATCTGGGCGGGCGGCGCCTTCGAGGTCGAATGCACGAAGGTGCGCACCTGCTGCCACTTGTCGGGATGCTGCCTCGCCAATTCGGTCATGGCTGGGATCCACGGGGTCGGCACGAATGTGAAGGTGATCTTCTCGCGCCCGATCGCCTCCATGACGGACTCGGGTCCGTCGACGTCGATCATCATCACGATCGTTCCGCGCACGAAGACGTGCGAGATGAGCAGTCCCAGCACCGTGGCGACGAAGGACATGTTCGAGTAGTACAGGCAGACGCTGCCGAGCGGCGTGCGATAGGAGTGGGCGTGGTTCCGCGCAGTGTTCTTCAAAGAGCGGTGTGTGACCATGGCCCCCTTCGGGCGCCCTGTCGTGCCACTGGTGTATGAGATGACGAAGAGTGCGTTCTCGTCCGGTTCGGGGGGCAGCACAACCGATCCTCCAGCGAGGAAGGTCTCGTACTCGCTGTCCGCCGCGTGCCAGTCGCCGAACTCAGGGAGGAGACGCAGACCGTGCTCGTCCGCGAGAGAGCGCGCTTTGTCCGCCTTGTCCGCCTCGTAGAAGAGCGCAACCGCCCCCGAGTCTCCGAGCTGGAATGACGCCTCGTGCTCGGTGAAGAGCGAGTTGACAGGCACGAGCACCAGACCGGCTTTGGCGACCGCGAAATACAGCTCCAGGTACTGCGGGCGGGTTCCGGACCATGCGGCGATCCTGTCCCCGGGGGAGAACCCGGCGCCCAGCAGCGAGTTCGCAAGTCGCGTCGTGCGCTCGTCGAACTCCGCATACGTGCGAGTCAGCCCGTCTGTCGTCTTCAACAGCACCCGCTCCGGGTGCTGCTGAGCCCCCGCGACGAGTACGCGTCCAATCTGATCCACAGTTCTCCTACCGTGCGTTCTTGCTCGCCCTGTTCAGCGCACCTGATAGACGTCGTACGCGACGATTCCGGCGGCGATGTCAATCGACCCCTTGCCCACGAACAATGAGCTGTTTAGCCAGGTATAGCGCGGATCGGCCGTCTCGAACGTGATCGCGGTATACATCGTCGATCCGTCGATTCCGGCAGAGGCATCGCCGCGACCTCGGTACTCCATGTAGAGGAAGGCACCGTCCTCGGTCTTGAGAGCCATCCTCACGTCCGGGATGGCTGTACCGTCTGGGCCGATGGTCAGCCAATCCGCCGCGGAATCGCCTCGCTGCGCGGCGGCGATGCGGTCGCCGACGAGCGATCCCTCCGTCACGCCCACCACGACGCGCTGTCCCAGCGGCGTCAGCCCGGCGAAGTCCGGCTTCGAGTTCGGCTTTGCGGTCAACTTCGCGAAATGAACCAGTTCCATGTCTCTCCTTCTCAAATACCGAGGATGTGAGCGGCGGACACCGCAGTCGTTCCCTTGATCAGACCGCCGCCGCACTGCACGAACGCACGACGGGCGTCAGCGATCTGCCGCTGTCCCGCACCGCCGCGGAGTTGCGTCACCGCCTCGTACACCTGGGCCATCCCGGTCGCACCGATCGGATGCCCTCGGGCCACCAGCCCTCCGGAGGGGTTGACGGGCATCTGCCCACCGAGTGTCGTGTGACCGGTCTCCGCCCACTTGACCTCATCGCCGGCCGGGCACAAGCCCGACTCCACCCAGGAGACGATCTCTCCCGGAGCGGTGGCATCGTGCAGCTCGGCGAAGTCCATGTCCTCGGGTCCCAGCCCAGACTGCTCCCACGCAGCCTGGGCTGAGAATTCGTGCGAGTCGGACGGGCCGGATGCGTCGGCAGGGAGTGAGCGCAGCTGCGATGCGAGGATCTGAACGTCCCCGTTCCGCCTGTCGAGGTCACCCCGAGTGATCACGGCTGCCGCCGCACCGTCGCCCACAGGGGAGCACATCAGCACGGTGAGCGGTCCGAGAACATGTCGTGCCGCGAGTATCTCTTCGACCGTGCGGGGGGTCCGGCGCTGCGCAAGCGGGTTGAGCGCCCCGTTCGCATGAGCCTTCGCCGCAACCTGCGCGAAGTTCTCGACGGAGACACCGCGCTCGCGGATCAGGAAGTCAGCCACCTTCGCATAGCGGTCGATGAATGGGCTGCGGGTGACGCCGGCACCCTCGCCGTAGTCTCTGAAGTCGACGTCCATGCCTCCCATGAACACCTCGAAGCTCTTCGCCTTGTCCTGCGAGTAGAGCTTCTCTGCGCCGACGACGAGAACAGTGTCATACTGACCGCCCGCCACGGAACTCCACCCGAGGTGCATGGCGTTGGCTCCGGTCGCGCAGGCGTTCTCGACATTGTTGACCGCCATGACGCCCGCCCCCATATGGTGGGTCACCGTCTCCCCGCGGATCGAGTTCTGACCGTGCATGATGCCGGCGCCGACGTTGCCGAAGAATACCGCCTGGATGTCGTCGAAGGTGACGCCGGCGTCCTTCATGGCCTCATCGATCGCCGATGCGGCAAGCTCTTTCAGGCTTGTCTCCTCGAACCGCCCCATTGGCGTCATGCCGACGCCCCGGACCACCGCTTCTCTCATGATCTGTCCTTCCCTCGAAGCGCGTCCCGCGCTGCGTAGCGTGCCTCGTAGCGGCCGTCGGCGGTACGACCGCCGTCGACGACAAGGCTCTGGCCTGTGATGAAGCTCGCATCGTCCGATGCCAGGAATGCAACCGCTGCCGCTGCCTCGTCCGGGCGCCCCTGCCGAAGCATCGGCTGCATCAGGTTTCGAGCCTCACGCTGTCCATCGGCGTCCCCGAAGCCGCTGCGCACCATGTCCGAGTCGAT from the Microbacterium ginsengiterrae genome contains:
- a CDS encoding thiolase family protein, which produces MREAVVRGVGMTPMGRFEETSLKELAASAIDEAMKDAGVTFDDIQAVFFGNVGAGIMHGQNSIRGETVTHHMGAGVMAVNNVENACATGANAMHLGWSSVAGGQYDTVLVVGAEKLYSQDKAKSFEVFMGGMDVDFRDYGEGAGVTRSPFIDRYAKVADFLIRERGVSVENFAQVAAKAHANGALNPLAQRRTPRTVEEILAARHVLGPLTVLMCSPVGDGAAAAVITRGDLDRRNGDVQILASQLRSLPADASGPSDSHEFSAQAAWEQSGLGPEDMDFAELHDATAPGEIVSWVESGLCPAGDEVKWAETGHTTLGGQMPVNPSGGLVARGHPIGATGMAQVYEAVTQLRGGAGQRQIADARRAFVQCGGGLIKGTTAVSAAHILGI
- a CDS encoding DUF3237 domain-containing protein — its product is MELVHFAKLTAKPNSKPDFAGLTPLGQRVVVGVTEGSLVGDRIAAAQRGDSAADWLTIGPDGTAIPDVRMALKTEDGAFLYMEYRGRGDASAGIDGSTMYTAITFETADPRYTWLNSSLFVGKGSIDIAAGIVAYDVYQVR
- a CDS encoding class I adenylate-forming enzyme family protein; its protein translation is MDQIGRVLVAGAQQHPERVLLKTTDGLTRTYAEFDERTTRLANSLLGAGFSPGDRIAAWSGTRPQYLELYFAVAKAGLVLVPVNSLFTEHEASFQLGDSGAVALFYEADKADKARSLADEHGLRLLPEFGDWHAADSEYETFLAGGSVVLPPEPDENALFVISYTSGTTGRPKGAMVTHRSLKNTARNHAHSYRTPLGSVCLYYSNMSFVATVLGLLISHVFVRGTIVMMIDVDGPESVMEAIGREKITFTFVPTPWIPAMTELARQHPDKWQQVRTFVHSTSKAPPAQMRRWAEVVGHRYLEGWGMTEGSGSLFTVTDVDSVLKGADADDFYASAGRAAIDCGVRIVDENGEDLPHDGVSVGELVVYSPALVVGYWNRDEITAQSFRDGWFYSGDLGAMDAQGFVYVTERRNDLIVSGGMNVYPSEVEACIAEMPEVSEVAVVGGPHERWGQTPVAFIVRNTDAVLDEQAIVSHCTQYLARYKRPTSVRFVEDLPRNASQKVLRHVLRKQLES